The following DNA comes from Nocardioides sp. JQ2195.
GGAGGCACTCACCCGGACGGGCACGACGTAGGCTCCCGGGGCGATCGACGTGGTGTCGCCCTGGCCGGCGATCAACCCGGCCACGATGGTGCCGTGACCGTCGAGGATGTTCGCGCCACCGACGAACGACGTGCCCGGGCGGGGGGCCAGGCTGCTGCTGGTCTGGACGCCCGAGTCGATCACGGCGACGCCGACCCCCCGGCCGGTGGCGATCGTGTGGACGTCGTCGAGCCGCAGCGCCTGCAGGGCCGGGTTCTTCTCGTCATCGGCCGCGCTCACGTCGGTCGACGGAGTGTCCTCCCCCGGCTCCGCGGTCGAGCACCCGACCTTCTCCGCGGCGTACGCCGGGGCGGGAGCGACGACGGCGAGCGCACCGGGGCCGGCCAGCCCCGCCACCAGCGCCAGGGGCGCCAGCCGACTCAGCGGTCGCATCGAGCCATGCTCCTGGGGTCCGGCGAACGCCGCGCGGCCTCCTGGGAGAGCTCGGGGCCGCAGTCGAAGCCCTCGGTCCAGGAGTCCGGCACGGTGGGCGCGTCATAGTCGCCGTAGCCGAACCTCTCGGCGGCCAGGCCCTTCTCCCCACCGAGGCGGTAGCGGGTGGCGTTCATGTCGATCAGCACCGGCGAGCCACCGGTCTCGTCGCCGAACTGGCCCACGTTGACATAGGCGCCGTACGACGGCTCGACGGCGACCTCCGTGGAACCCGGATCGGCGTCGACGGCGCTCTCCTCGGGCGACGGGTTGACGGCCAGGCGGACCCGGGCCACCTCGCCGGCGTCGGCGTCGAGCAGCGCGCACGCCTCGTCGTCGAGCAACGGCTGGGGCACGGCGGCCGGCCAGTCGTCGAGCGCGTCGACCGGCTCACCCGCCAGTCTCTCGACGTCCTTCGGCGCGCCGACGTCGGAGACGGCTCGGTAGACACGCTGGGAGAAGTCGGTGAGCAGCTTCGGCCCGTCGGTGCCGAGTACGTAGACCTGGTCGGAGCTCGGGTTGCGGACCAGCTGACCGACCCTCAGGGTCGGGTCTCCGAGGTCGGCGCCGTAGGAGGCCTTCGGGCTGCCGCCGGGCAGGTTGAAGCTCGTGCGGGCCAGCGCCGGCCCCTGGGGGAAGAGGTTGAGCCATCGCGGGGAGACCCGGAACTCCTCGGCCCCGTCGAGACTGAGGTCGCCGAGCAGTGGGTCCGCCTGGGCCCTGCTGCCCATTCGGTAGCGGAAGTAGCCGTGCTCGGGGTCGCCCGATGGCGCCACCAGGTAGTAGGTCTGCTTGCCCTTCCCCGAGGCCACCGTCACCACCATCGCGGTGTTCGCGACCGGGGCCGCGGTGTTGCGGTCACCGATGTGGAGCCTGCTCGCTGCCTCCGTGGTCGTGCAGGAGGTCCAGCCCGTGGAGCGGAGGAAGTCCACCTCGGGCACCCCGTCCGGCGCGCCGTAGATGCCGATCTGGGCGCCGAGCGGCTCCCCGCGGATCACTTCCTCCTTGACGACCTTCGGCTCGGTGTCGCCGAGCAGGAGCTTGGCGGAGACCGGGTTGAGCACCGGGTGCAGCTCGCCTCCCTCGGTCAGCACGACGTAGCGGCTGCCTTCTTCCTTGGAGATCACCACGCCGGGGTCGAGCCAGTCGGAGGGCGACCGGCCACCACCGAGGATGGCGGCCAGCGCAGCCCCGGCGACCAGGAGCACGCCGAGCGCGATGCCGCCGATGACCACTCGGGTCTGGCGGACCGGTTCGACCTCTCGGCCGCCGGGAGCCCCACTCACGAACGCGGTGACGAGCCGCCGGCGGCTGAAGGCGTGCGCCTCGACCAGGTCACGCTTGGTGGACATCGGGGCTCACCCACTCACGCGGTCGAAGAGCCCACTGGCCACCACCAGCAGCGGGACCAACGCGAGCAACGCCACCACCTCGGCGACGTCGCCCATCCGGCCCCGACGCACGGACGGGGAGCTCGGGACCAGGGTGCTGGCCAGCAACAGCGCCGAGGTCGCAGCGAGGACGACGGCAGCCGTGGGACGCCAGTCAGGGTGGAAGACCAGCACGGCGCCGGCCGTGGAGAGGAGACCGAGGACGCCGGAGCAGAGCCCGGCGAGCACCTCGGAGCCGGAGCGGTACTGACGGGTGCGCAACATGACCACCGCGCAGGCGGCCACTGCGAGCAGCGTCCCGAACAGGCCGAGCGAGACCGCCATCGGCGCGCACAGCACCAGCAGGGCACCGACGGTCGCGGTCACCGCGAGCAGGATCTCGTGACCGACCAGGGCGTCCCCGTGGACGACCTGCGGGTCGATGGGATCCGGGTCGTTGGTGATGTCGGCGTGGGAGTAGAGCTGCTCCACGCGCGAGTGGGTGGCGGCCAGCGCCAGCCAGGGCAGGACGCTGCCCGCGACCACGACCAGCGACAGCACGACGGTGAACACGACCGCGGGGTCGAGGTCGGCGGCGTTCATGACCAGGCCCACGACGCAGAAGATGCTGCCCACGACGACCGCCGGGATGACCAGGGCACGGCCCTCACCGAGCCCCACCAGGGCAACGGCACCGGCGACCAGCGCA
Coding sequences within:
- a CDS encoding type VII secretion protein EccB — its product is MSTKRDLVEAHAFSRRRLVTAFVSGAPGGREVEPVRQTRVVIGGIALGVLLVAGAALAAILGGGRSPSDWLDPGVVISKEEGSRYVVLTEGGELHPVLNPVSAKLLLGDTEPKVVKEEVIRGEPLGAQIGIYGAPDGVPEVDFLRSTGWTSCTTTEAASRLHIGDRNTAAPVANTAMVVTVASGKGKQTYYLVAPSGDPEHGYFRYRMGSRAQADPLLGDLSLDGAEEFRVSPRWLNLFPQGPALARTSFNLPGGSPKASYGADLGDPTLRVGQLVRNPSSDQVYVLGTDGPKLLTDFSQRVYRAVSDVGAPKDVERLAGEPVDALDDWPAAVPQPLLDDEACALLDADAGEVARVRLAVNPSPEESAVDADPGSTEVAVEPSYGAYVNVGQFGDETGGSPVLIDMNATRYRLGGEKGLAAERFGYGDYDAPTVPDSWTEGFDCGPELSQEAARRSPDPRSMARCDR
- the eccD gene encoding type VII secretion integral membrane protein EccD — encoded protein: MSQAATPASTSGLVRVTVASGTRRVDLVLPGSIPVAELVPELARSVGLLDSTTVYGGYRVVTGDGRELVTDAGLTMQGVEDGGLLTVAAGIDDPPPRVYDDVVEAMADAVERDLKPWEPSAGRRTALTASSLLLALGALALLLQRGSTVGSAAACIIAALLVVGAIVLSHVQHEREAAICLAWMGAAYGAVAGLMLVPDGGVLGTPMVAAGAGALVAGAVALVGLGEGRALVIPAVVVGSIFCVVGLVMNAADLDPAVVFTVVLSLVVVAGSVLPWLALAATHSRVEQLYSHADITNDPDPIDPQVVHGDALVGHEILLAVTATVGALLVLCAPMAVSLGLFGTLLAVAACAVVMLRTRQYRSGSEVLAGLCSGVLGLLSTAGAVLVFHPDWRPTAAVVLAATSALLLASTLVPSSPSVRRGRMGDVAEVVALLALVPLLVVASGLFDRVSG